From a region of the Sminthopsis crassicaudata isolate SCR6 chromosome 6, ASM4859323v1, whole genome shotgun sequence genome:
- the LOC141547843 gene encoding olfactory receptor 10Q1-like: MSSPNTFHLNQSTTTEFVFRVFTTSPKIQALLFCFFLLLYIMTLCGNTSIIWAVYTHTSLHTPMYFFLSNLSLVEICYTTAVVPLMLSNIFGAQRPIPLAGCAAQMLLFYTVGGTDCFLLAVMAYDRYVAICHPLHYTLIMTQKRCIQLMVASLSLPFYLELHLTILIFTLPFCGHHLEINHFFCDAPPVLRLACGDTRVQQAIIFVMGFFILTVPFVLISISYIFIANTILRIRSAEGRRRAFSTCSSHLSVVLLQYGCGILVYMRPKSSTSEDVDWQLALVYTFIIPLLNPLIYTLRNKDVKDALKKSMSCTAGSEPP; this comes from the coding sequence ATGTCTTCTCCCAATACTTTCCATCTTAACCAGTCCACTACAACAGAATTTGTGTTCCGAGTGTTCACCACCTCCCCCAAGATCCAGGCCCTCCTCTTctgcttctttctccttctttacaTAATGACCCTCTGTGGTAATACCTCTATAATCTGGGCCGTGTATACCCACACTTCCCTCCATACCCCCATGTACTTTTTCCTATCCAATCTGTCTCTTGTAGAGATCTGTTACACCACTGCTGTGGTACCACTGATGCTCTCCAACATCTTTGGGGCTCAAAGGCCCATCCCATTGGCTGGCTGTGCAGCTCAGATGTTACTGTTTTACACCGTTGGAGGTACTGACTGTTTCTTATTGGCTGTCATGGCATATGACCGCTATGTGGCCATCTGTCATCCCCTGCACTACACTCTCATCATGACCCAGAAGCGATGTATCCAGCTTATGGTTGCTTCCCTCAGCTTGCCTTTTTACCTTGAACTGCATCTCACAATATTGATATTCACCCTCCCCTTCTGTGGTCACCACCTGGAGATCAACCATTTTTTCTGTGATGCCCCACCTGTCTTACGTTTAGCATGTGGGGACACTCGAGTGCAACAAGCTATTATATTTGTTATGGGCTTCTTTATTCTGACTGTGCCCTTTGTGCTTATCTCCATTTCCTATATCTTTATTGCCAATACCATTCTACGAATTCGCTCTGCAGAAGGGCGCAGGAGGGCATTTTCCACCTGTTCCTCCCATCTCTCTGTGGTCCTACTACAGTATGGCTGTGGCATCCTGGTCTATATGCGTCCTAAGTCTAGCACTTCAGAGGATGTTGACTGGCAGCTTGCCTTGGTCTATACCTTTATCATACCTTTGCTCAACCCCCTCATTTACACCCTAAGGAATAAGGATGTCAAAGATGCACTGAAAAAATCCATGAGCTGCACAGCAGGCTCTGAACCTCCATGA